The Babylonia areolata isolate BAREFJ2019XMU chromosome 24, ASM4173473v1, whole genome shotgun sequence genomic interval TGTTGATTGTGAAGTGTGATGGAATCCCGTGGTGTTTGTGTgctgctgtgggtggtggtggtgggcggggtcaGGGGTCAGGTCAGCGAGGTCACCCTGGGGCCCTTCACGGAACAGCAGAGGGCAGGAGTCATGGTGGGCAACGTGGCCAGCTCCAGCAACATCGCCCGTGACGTCACTGCTGCCGAGTTCCAGAGCCTGCGGTACGAGTTCCTGGACCCCTCCAACTTGCAGACCGCCTCCCTCTTCACCCTCAATGGCCAAACTGGGGGTGTCTTCACCAGTGCCATGATCGACAGGGAGGCCGTGTGTGAGTTCCAGGAGGAATGTCTCCTGCACTTTGACGTCACCGTCAGTTCTGACGTCACGCCATTTCTGCGTATCCTCAACGTGGCGGTGAACGTGACCGACGTGAACGACAACGTGCCGACGTTCCCCCGTGAAGAGATCACGCTGAACGTACCGGAGGGTAACAACCCGGGGGCCACCTACCCTCTACCCAACGCCGTGGACCGGGACACCAAGCGGAACTCCGTGGTGGGCTACAGCCttctcaccaccacctccgccttTGACCTGGACGTGCAGAGGAACCTGGACGAGTCCTTCAAGCTGTCGCTGTACGTCAACGCCGTGCTGGACCGCGAGGAGAGAGACCGCTACCTGGTCCGCCTCACAGCACGCGACGGCGGCCTGCAGCCATTAACCGGAACGCTGAACGTTAACATCAACGTCACTGACGTCAATGACAACGCCCCGCGGTTCAGCAAGCAGTCCTACTCGTACAGCGTAGTGGAGAACGCTCCAGTGGGCACCGTCATCGGCCGCATGGTGGCTACGGACCTGGACAGCGGCATGAATGCCAGAATCACCTATTCCTTCAGCTCTTCCGCCCCCAGAAGTAAACTGCAAGACCTGTTCGCCATTGATTCAGAAACGGGGGAGATTCAGATCATAGCTCCACTGCAATACGTGTCGGGAAATACCTTCAGTGCCGTCATCAAGGCCAAGGACAACGGCATGCCACGACAGGAGGGCCAGGCCCAGCTGCAGGTGGTCATTGTGGACACAGGCAACAACCCACCCCGGGTGGTCTTCCTGCCCAAGAACCCCCTGTATGACCGCACGGTGCTGCTGGCGGAGAACGCCAAGATCCCCACCCTGGTGGGAACCATGAAGGTGGAGGACAATGACCCCGGGGTCAGCGGCACCGTCAACTGTCAGGCTTCACATTTCGGTTTTCGGATACAGAAACTGGAAAAGGGCGGCTTTTTGGTACTGCTGCAGAAACAGTTAGATCGAGAGGTACAGGAGAAGATAAACGTCACCATTTCCTGCTCTGACGCTGGAGCTCCGCCAATGACGGCCGTGACGACCTTCAGCGTCATCGTTGGCGACATCAACGACAACGCTCCCGTCTTCACTCAGCACGTGTATGTGGCCAACCTGACGGAGAACGTGAAGACAGACGTGGAGGTGATCCGCGTGGCGGCCCATGACTTTGACACGGGCATCAACAGCCAGTTCTACTACTACCTGCACCCCAAGGAGAACGAGATGTTCACTCTGGATACCAACACAGGTGTGCTGACCTCCAACATGGTGTTCGACAGGGAGGTCAACTCGGAGGTGTCGGTCATCATCAAGGCGATAGACGAAGGTGACCAGCCCTTGACGGGCACGGCCACAGTGGTGGTACAGATCCTGGACGAGAACGATAATGCGCCCACACTGGAGCCAACGGAGTTCGATGTGATGGAGGGCAGTCTGCCGGAGAGTCTGGTGGGCCGGTTGTTGGCCCACGACCGAGATGTGGGGCTGAATGCAGAGGTGGAGTACTACATGAAAGCCGTCAGTCCTCTTCCGCCATTCACTGTCTATCAGAATGGCCAGATCCGCACGTCTAGCGAGCTGAGAATCGACAGGGAACGTCAGAAACTATACTTCCTGGAAATCTACATGAACGACAGGGGCACACCCCGCATGTCCTcctccaccaacatcaccatccacGTCAATGATATCAACGACAACAGTCCAGAGGTGCTGTTCcccaacatcaagaacaacactGTGACCATCATGTGGAACCAGACCCCCAAAATCCCCTTTGCTCACATTGATGCTGTGGATGCCGATGAGGGAGACAATGCCAAACTGACCTTCTTCATCGCTGGTGGAAATAAACAGAACCTGTTTGAAGTGTCGCCAGACCGTGGGAGTGTCTTCCTCAGACGTTACATCGAAGACACAGACACGACGTTTCACCGACTGAAGATCGCCGTTCTGGACAACGGCAAGCCCCACCAGCAGGAAACGCAAGCCCTGCTCAACATCCGGATCGACCTGACCAACGCCACATTTGCCCATCACGGGGGACCGGCAGAAATGGAGAGGAACATACTCATAGCCGGCATTGTTGGCGGCGCCACTATCGTCATCTGCATCGTCATCCTTGTCGTCATCTTCCAGGTTAGAACGTCGAGCCATCATCCTAGGCGGTCCAAGGACCCCAGTGAATGGCACAGAGACAAGATGAGCATCCAGGAGGAGTGCGgcaagacagagatggagaagatGGTGTGGAAATCGGCGCACGTGGATTACAAACCCGCTCCTTCCGAGCCTGACGATGGGGAGGACGACGACCAGGACTTCTGTGACGGCCCTGACCACATGACCATGGGCAAGGTGGTCAGCCTGCCCTGGAGTAAGGACAAGGAGGACGGGCGGGGACCAGGGGTAGGTCATCAGAATCAGATGGCACCGGACCAGAACAAGAAACAAGAGTTCTACACCTTTTGTAAGGTGAGTGCACGATACACGCGTATGTTAATGTTCTGTGTCCGTTATTGTCTGTGGGCTGCatgttgtgttatagtgtgtgtgtgtgtgtgtgtgtgtgtgtgtgtgtgtgtgtgtgtgcggggggtggggtgggttcttTGTTATCGTAGATATTGTGTGGTGAATTTAATTTACACAAAATTACAAACAGATCCCTGTTA includes:
- the LOC143298656 gene encoding protocadherin gamma-A4-like, which produces MESRGVCVLLWVVVVGGVRGQVSEVTLGPFTEQQRAGVMVGNVASSSNIARDVTAAEFQSLRYEFLDPSNLQTASLFTLNGQTGGVFTSAMIDREAVCEFQEECLLHFDVTVSSDVTPFLRILNVAVNVTDVNDNVPTFPREEITLNVPEGNNPGATYPLPNAVDRDTKRNSVVGYSLLTTTSAFDLDVQRNLDESFKLSLYVNAVLDREERDRYLVRLTARDGGLQPLTGTLNVNINVTDVNDNAPRFSKQSYSYSVVENAPVGTVIGRMVATDLDSGMNARITYSFSSSAPRSKLQDLFAIDSETGEIQIIAPLQYVSGNTFSAVIKAKDNGMPRQEGQAQLQVVIVDTGNNPPRVVFLPKNPLYDRTVLLAENAKIPTLVGTMKVEDNDPGVSGTVNCQASHFGFRIQKLEKGGFLVLLQKQLDREVQEKINVTISCSDAGAPPMTAVTTFSVIVGDINDNAPVFTQHVYVANLTENVKTDVEVIRVAAHDFDTGINSQFYYYLHPKENEMFTLDTNTGVLTSNMVFDREVNSEVSVIIKAIDEGDQPLTGTATVVVQILDENDNAPTLEPTEFDVMEGSLPESLVGRLLAHDRDVGLNAEVEYYMKAVSPLPPFTVYQNGQIRTSSELRIDRERQKLYFLEIYMNDRGTPRMSSSTNITIHVNDINDNSPEVLFPNIKNNTVTIMWNQTPKIPFAHIDAVDADEGDNAKLTFFIAGGNKQNLFEVSPDRGSVFLRRYIEDTDTTFHRLKIAVLDNGKPHQQETQALLNIRIDLTNATFAHHGGPAEMERNILIAGIVGGATIVICIVILVVIFQVRTSSHHPRRSKDPSEWHRDKMSIQEECGKTEMEKMVWKSAHVDYKPAPSEPDDGEDDDQDFCDGPDHMTMGKVVSLPWSKDKEDGRGPGVGHQNQMAPDQNKKQEFYTFCKVRNTVDDGNSVTSGETTASDSGRGGSEDDSVLPPIAEVPPPELGSPSYGRCVDSRSDRASSPLSSKRGSSVSANHNTETKILPLSSFREPENRRLYANMKMAMNDNSGLHPYFGDKVHPSSLKRNHYSNQPANLSPSDSVSQPLSNGSSSSMGTTKTMPQRSRPCGPPGRQVTFAHSTSLPRSDLARKSPRPPAYEHLLPDGAGTYTSFSRGIDDDDGDATASGAYLHDNVDDYEDTIS